From one Halothece sp. PCC 7418 genomic stretch:
- a CDS encoding diflavin flavoprotein: protein MVGVINSQQSSASTQRLTLQTTEIAPETTAIRCLDWDRARFDIEFPLENGTTYNSFIIRGEKLALVDTSHVKFRQLYLDLINHLIDPEQLDYLIISHTEPDHSGLVADILALAPHVTVIGAKVAIQFLENMVHQPFNSQIVKNGDRVDLGNGHELEFVSAPNLHWPDTIFTYDYKTQVLYTCDAFGMHYCDEPIYDENLELIEADFQYYYDCLMKPNARSVLAAIKRMGKLDVGQIATGHGPLLQYHRSELVNRYHDWSEAQTKTDTLVALFYSEYGYSDEMGRAIAQGITKTGVAVELINWKDTEPQEVREIVEQAKGLVLGMPAQSDSEAHQILSTILAAAHSKQTIGLFEAGGGEDEPIYPLRNQFQEIGLSEAFAPILVKEAPNRGTYQLCEEAGTDLGQGLTRDRAVKEIKSIDNSLQKALGRISNGLYIITAQKGEINSAMIASWVMQASLNPLGVAIAVAKDRAIESFLQSSDRFVLNVLEEGNYQHLIKHFLKRFPPGADRFEGIKTVPANNGSPIIAESLAYIECQVTSRLECSDHWIIYSKVEGGRVSKFEGLTAVHHRKVGNYY from the coding sequence ATGGTTGGAGTTATTAATTCTCAGCAATCTTCTGCATCGACTCAGCGATTGACGTTACAAACGACGGAAATTGCACCAGAAACCACTGCAATTCGTTGTCTGGATTGGGATCGCGCTCGTTTTGATATTGAGTTCCCCCTTGAAAATGGAACCACCTATAATTCTTTTATTATTCGAGGGGAAAAACTGGCGTTAGTTGATACGTCTCATGTCAAATTTCGCCAACTGTATCTTGATTTAATTAATCATTTAATTGATCCAGAACAACTTGACTATCTCATTATTAGTCATACGGAACCCGATCATAGTGGTTTAGTCGCAGATATTTTAGCCTTAGCCCCCCATGTAACGGTTATTGGGGCGAAAGTTGCGATTCAGTTTCTGGAAAATATGGTGCATCAGCCGTTTAATTCTCAAATCGTGAAAAACGGCGATCGCGTGGATTTAGGAAATGGACACGAGTTGGAGTTTGTCTCTGCACCAAACTTACATTGGCCCGATACCATTTTCACTTATGATTATAAAACCCAAGTCCTTTACACCTGCGATGCGTTTGGGATGCACTATTGTGACGAACCCATCTATGATGAGAACTTAGAACTAATTGAGGCGGACTTTCAATATTATTATGATTGCTTGATGAAGCCAAACGCCCGTTCAGTTTTAGCAGCGATCAAACGGATGGGGAAACTCGATGTTGGTCAAATTGCCACGGGACATGGCCCCTTATTACAATACCATCGTTCCGAATTAGTCAATCGCTATCACGACTGGAGTGAAGCGCAAACTAAAACGGATACTTTAGTTGCCCTGTTTTATTCTGAATATGGTTATAGTGATGAAATGGGTCGCGCGATCGCGCAGGGAATTACTAAAACTGGGGTTGCGGTGGAACTGATTAATTGGAAAGATACCGAACCGCAAGAAGTGCGAGAGATCGTGGAACAAGCGAAAGGGTTAGTGTTGGGGATGCCAGCGCAATCGGATTCAGAAGCGCATCAAATCCTCAGCACCATCTTAGCAGCAGCCCACAGTAAACAGACCATTGGTCTTTTTGAAGCGGGTGGCGGTGAAGATGAACCGATTTACCCGTTACGGAATCAGTTTCAAGAAATTGGACTGAGTGAAGCCTTTGCGCCGATTTTAGTCAAGGAAGCCCCTAATCGCGGAACTTATCAATTGTGCGAGGAAGCAGGAACGGATTTAGGACAAGGGCTAACGCGCGATCGCGCCGTAAAAGAAATCAAGTCAATTGACAACAGCTTACAGAAAGCCCTCGGTCGCATCAGTAACGGGTTATACATTATCACCGCTCAAAAAGGGGAAATTAACAGTGCGATGATTGCTTCATGGGTAATGCAAGCCAGTCTAAATCCATTGGGGGTCGCCATTGCAGTGGCAAAAGATCGCGCTATTGAATCCTTTTTACAAAGCAGCGATCGCTTTGTTTTGAATGTTTTAGAAGAAGGGAATTATCAACATTTAATTAAACATTTTCTGAAACGATTTCCCCCAGGTGCGGATCGTTTTGAAGGGATTAAAACGGTTCCTGCAAATAATGGTTCACCGATTATTGCTGAGTCTTTAGCTTATATAGAATGTCAAGTGACAAGCCGTTTAGAATGCAGCGATCACTGGATTATTTATAGCAAAGTTGAAGGGGGAAGAGTCTCAAAATTCGAGGGATTAACAGCCGTTCATCATCGAAAAGTGGGAAATTATTATTAA
- a CDS encoding type II toxin-antitoxin system HicB family antitoxin produces the protein MFGFAVYLVGIAHPTLNLVTIIKELSEGMVMKGEFTAIIEEAKEGGYWAICPEIPGANGQGETIEEAKESLKGAIQLIFEDRLADIRQGLSQSAIEETISISKKRNKEQITNIEDVFHESENCYNKQLFTNDLGQKRVS, from the coding sequence GTGTTTGGGTTTGCTGTTTATCTGGTGGGCATTGCCCACCCTACCCTTAATTTAGTTACCATAATAAAGGAATTATCTGAGGGAATGGTTATGAAAGGAGAGTTCACCGCCATTATTGAGGAAGCAAAAGAAGGAGGATACTGGGCGATTTGTCCTGAAATACCAGGTGCAAATGGTCAAGGTGAAACGATTGAAGAAGCTAAGGAAAGTTTGAAGGGTGCGATTCAATTAATTTTTGAAGATCGTTTAGCAGATATTCGTCAAGGACTCTCCCAAAGCGCGATCGAGGAAACAATTTCCATAAGTAAGAAAAGGAACAAAGAACAAATAACAAATATTGAGGATGTATTTCACGAGAGTGAAAACTGCTATAACAAGCAACTTTTTACAAATGATTTGGGACAAAAGCGAGTATCCTAG
- the urtE gene encoding urea ABC transporter ATP-binding subunit UrtE, with protein MSLLELSNVTAGYGQTPVLFDISMSINKGDLVCLLGRNGVGKTTLLRSIIGLNSLSKGSMVFDADDISKAPTYKRAQYGIAYIPQGREIIPYLSVLDNLKLGFAASKAKNKKIPDEIFEFFPMLKEHLSRQGGLLSGGQQQQLAIARGLMCNPQLMLLDEPTEGIQPSIVQEIEDTLKRINKEKGITVLVVEQKIDFARQLAQKFFIMDKGAIVARGQTADLTDSLVHQYLAV; from the coding sequence ATGTCGCTGCTTGAACTCTCTAATGTTACCGCAGGCTATGGACAAACCCCGGTTTTATTTGATATTTCTATGAGTATTAATAAAGGGGATTTAGTCTGCTTACTCGGTCGCAACGGTGTGGGGAAAACCACTCTTTTACGCAGTATTATCGGCTTAAATTCTCTTAGTAAGGGGAGTATGGTTTTTGATGCCGATGATATTAGTAAAGCCCCCACCTATAAACGCGCTCAATATGGGATTGCTTATATCCCACAAGGACGAGAAATTATTCCTTATTTGTCGGTTTTAGATAATCTGAAATTAGGCTTTGCGGCAAGTAAGGCAAAAAACAAGAAAATTCCTGATGAAATCTTTGAGTTTTTCCCGATGTTAAAGGAACATTTATCCCGTCAAGGGGGATTACTCAGTGGGGGACAACAACAGCAACTTGCCATTGCGAGGGGTTTAATGTGTAACCCGCAATTGATGCTATTAGATGAACCAACGGAGGGAATTCAACCTTCCATTGTCCAAGAAATTGAAGATACCTTGAAACGAATTAATAAAGAAAAAGGGATTACGGTTTTAGTGGTAGAACAAAAAATTGATTTTGCCCGCCAGCTTGCTCAAAAGTTTTTTATTATGGATAAGGGCGCGATCGTGGCAAGAGGACAAACAGCAGATTTAACGGATTCTTTAGTGCATCAATATTTAGCCGTTTAA
- the urtD gene encoding urea ABC transporter ATP-binding protein UrtD, whose product MNSILSVKDLQVEFSGFKALKGVNLSVADREIVTIIGPNGAGKSTLLDAIVGKSPVASGHVEYQGKEITNHRPHEIARMGIGRKFQNPNVYNELTVFENLLLALKGSHGIFDAITAKLTRMKRHKITSVLERIGLMDYAGTKVSSLSHGQKQWVEIGMVLAQDPAVVLLDEPTAGMTPEETHSTGEIIKAMSEFHAVVVIEHDMEFVKQIAERIVVLHQGQTLAEGSVEEVQNNPKVVEVYLGRERIDVAA is encoded by the coding sequence ATGAATTCTATTCTTTCGGTTAAAGACTTACAAGTTGAATTTTCTGGCTTTAAAGCCCTCAAAGGCGTTAACTTAAGTGTTGCTGACCGTGAAATTGTCACGATTATTGGGCCCAACGGTGCGGGAAAAAGTACCCTCCTCGATGCGATTGTTGGGAAATCTCCTGTTGCGAGTGGTCATGTGGAATATCAAGGGAAAGAGATTACCAACCATCGACCCCATGAAATTGCGCGGATGGGAATTGGACGAAAATTCCAAAATCCTAATGTTTACAACGAATTAACCGTTTTTGAAAATCTTTTACTTGCTCTTAAAGGCTCACACGGTATTTTTGACGCAATCACTGCAAAATTAACCCGTATGAAACGCCATAAAATCACTTCGGTTTTAGAGCGGATTGGGTTAATGGACTATGCAGGAACAAAAGTTTCTTCCCTCTCTCACGGACAAAAACAGTGGGTGGAAATTGGTATGGTTTTAGCGCAAGATCCCGCCGTGGTTTTATTGGATGAACCGACCGCAGGAATGACCCCAGAAGAAACTCATTCCACGGGAGAAATTATCAAAGCCATGTCTGAATTTCATGCTGTGGTTGTTATTGAACATGACATGGAATTTGTCAAACAAATTGCTGAGCGCATTGTTGTCCTCCACCAAGGACAAACCTTAGCCGAAGGAAGCGTAGAAGAAGTACAAAATAATCCCAAAGTTGTGGAGGTTTATCTCGGTCGTGAAAGAATCGATGTCGCTGCTTGA
- the urtC gene encoding urea ABC transporter permease subunit UrtC: MTQALSGIQESTFPKKRAIAIGIGFIIFAILPFLMGEFQTSLMAKLLLFGALAISLDLVWGFTGILSFAQGVFFTLGGYAMAYFLKLNLSAEANTYGVALPDFMVWNGLETLPWFIAPLQFFPIAMVAMVALPAGFAYIIGWFIFHSRVSGVYITIITLAISSALTTFFVSQQAYTGGTNGITDVAPLSFFGAEIPLIGLYWMSLVFTTAVLVGSWWLTQSNFGLILRSIKENERRISFLGYDIASYKIFIWTLSAGIAGIAGGLFVSLNQFISPVYLAVAFGTQVVIWVAIGGRGTLIGPFAATLILGQVQNYAEQVTQDWQLIIGVLLLVVVLFIPNGLMSLVPKNLSLAQTTTKTASADSSAGYLQAQLIDWLTPLQKLTKASLNILRKKRSRY, encoded by the coding sequence ATGACACAAGCCTTGTCTGGAATCCAAGAATCAACCTTTCCCAAAAAACGCGCGATCGCGATCGGGATTGGTTTTATTATTTTCGCCATTTTACCCTTCTTGATGGGAGAGTTTCAGACCTCTTTAATGGCAAAACTCCTGCTATTTGGCGCACTTGCCATTTCCCTAGACTTAGTTTGGGGCTTTACAGGAATTCTCAGTTTTGCCCAAGGGGTATTTTTCACCCTTGGCGGTTACGCGATGGCGTATTTTCTAAAACTGAATCTATCTGCGGAAGCCAATACCTATGGCGTGGCTTTACCCGACTTTATGGTTTGGAATGGTTTAGAAACACTACCTTGGTTTATCGCCCCCTTACAATTCTTCCCCATTGCGATGGTTGCGATGGTCGCCCTTCCCGCAGGATTTGCTTATATCATTGGTTGGTTTATCTTCCACTCTCGCGTCAGTGGGGTTTATATCACGATTATCACCCTTGCTATTTCTTCAGCACTGACCACCTTTTTTGTCAGTCAACAAGCCTATACAGGAGGCACAAACGGCATTACAGACGTTGCCCCCTTAAGTTTCTTTGGCGCGGAAATTCCCTTAATAGGGCTGTATTGGATGAGTTTAGTCTTCACCACTGCGGTTTTAGTGGGTTCCTGGTGGCTGACACAATCGAACTTTGGCTTAATTCTCCGTTCCATTAAAGAAAACGAGCGTCGGATTTCTTTCTTAGGTTACGACATCGCCAGTTATAAAATTTTCATCTGGACATTATCCGCAGGGATTGCGGGGATTGCAGGGGGGTTATTTGTTTCTCTCAATCAATTTATTTCTCCTGTGTATCTTGCCGTTGCTTTTGGCACACAAGTGGTGATCTGGGTTGCCATTGGCGGGCGCGGAACACTGATTGGCCCCTTTGCTGCGACGCTGATTCTGGGACAAGTTCAAAATTACGCGGAACAAGTGACTCAAGATTGGCAATTAATCATTGGGGTTTTACTGCTGGTTGTCGTGTTATTTATTCCCAACGGTTTAATGAGTTTAGTTCCCAAAAATTTATCCTTGGCTCAAACCACAACTAAAACGGCTTCTGCGGACTCTTCTGCGGGGTATCTACAAGCCCAACTCATTGATTGGCTAACTCCGTTACAGAAATTAACCAAAGCAAGCCTGAATATCTTACGCAAGAAACGCTCTCGTTATTAA
- the urtB gene encoding urea ABC transporter permease subunit UrtB, with the protein MLNQYALTYLFAQENSGFDFIPLLNQLISGVGIVGILLLTALGLAITFGVMGIINLAHGEFIMLGAYTTFLMQELFQMDLLLTIPFAFIVTGIIGGLVELTIIRRLYGRPLETLLATWGLSIVIRGVIKLIFTAQLKYVRAPSYISGNLSLITNSEGVATVSISYYRLLIIGIAIALLLLTAYLLYGTSLGRQMRAVTQNRDMAKCLGINTNLVDMATFAYGCGLAGVAGTVISAIKTVSPPMGQDYLVDAWMVVVTGGVDKLIGTLAGAVVIGESNAAIAFFLNDPIARVIVLTAVIIIIRYRPEGLFTVQKRG; encoded by the coding sequence TTGTTAAACCAATACGCATTGACCTATTTATTTGCTCAAGAGAATTCTGGGTTTGATTTCATTCCTCTCCTCAATCAGTTGATTAGTGGGGTGGGAATTGTCGGAATTCTTTTGCTGACAGCGTTAGGGCTTGCCATTACCTTTGGGGTGATGGGGATTATTAACTTAGCCCATGGTGAGTTTATTATGCTGGGGGCTTATACAACATTTCTAATGCAAGAATTGTTTCAGATGGATTTGCTGTTAACCATTCCCTTTGCATTTATCGTGACAGGTATCATTGGGGGATTAGTGGAGTTAACGATTATCCGTCGCCTTTACGGTCGTCCTTTGGAAACGTTGTTGGCAACTTGGGGGCTGAGTATTGTCATCCGTGGGGTGATTAAGCTCATTTTTACCGCACAGTTGAAGTATGTTCGCGCTCCTTCTTATATTTCTGGGAATTTAAGCCTGATTACTAATTCTGAGGGAGTTGCAACTGTTTCCATTTCTTATTACCGTCTTTTAATTATTGGCATCGCGATCGCGCTCCTTCTCCTGACTGCCTATCTCCTCTATGGCACCAGCTTAGGGCGACAAATGCGTGCGGTAACTCAAAACCGTGATATGGCAAAATGCCTCGGCATTAATACCAACTTAGTGGATATGGCAACCTTTGCCTATGGTTGTGGCTTAGCTGGTGTTGCGGGAACGGTGATTTCAGCGATTAAAACCGTTTCTCCGCCCATGGGTCAAGATTACTTAGTGGATGCCTGGATGGTCGTTGTAACCGGTGGTGTGGATAAACTGATTGGGACATTAGCGGGTGCAGTGGTGATTGGAGAATCCAATGCCGCGATCGCGTTTTTCCTCAATGATCCGATTGCACGGGTGATTGTATTGACAGCAGTGATCATTATTATCCGTTATCGCCCAGAAGGACTCTTCACCGTCCAGAAACGCGGTTAA
- a CDS encoding ABC transporter substrate-binding protein: protein MTKKRSYFDLGRTSRRKFIKYSSLAVGAGVLAACGNRAGSGGASQEDLGENPIKVGVMYSTTGSIAIVEKSLQDSTFLAIDQINNGTGPWKDNGPGIAGRKIQRVVVNPDSNWDLYNQMSKRLIDEDKVSCVLGCYTSASRKSVLPVFEEKDSILYYPVYYEGNECSSNVFYTGAAPNQQITDSIPYCYENFGPKGFFIGSDYIYPKESNRIAKAELEKLGGEVVGDEYAALGTTEFITIINKIKQAQPDFVLSNLVGDSIPAFYRQYQNAGISADDIPIMAYPTTEEEIQAMGPEYAAGHYTSFNYFQSVDTPENEQFVREFKEMFGDNRVTNGVMEAAYLQTFFMAQAMKDVLEAGDEINTKTLREATRGQEFNAPQGKVKMDPDNYHTYLYARIGRWKDDGQAEIVFSSPSAIKPIPWSQTLYPGRMCVHPSPDDRSDPTKETGKENLETKYL, encoded by the coding sequence ATGACTAAAAAGCGCTCGTATTTTGATTTAGGTCGGACATCGCGCCGTAAATTTATTAAATATAGTTCTCTGGCGGTTGGTGCAGGTGTCCTTGCAGCTTGCGGTAACAGAGCAGGATCAGGTGGGGCTTCTCAAGAAGATTTAGGAGAAAATCCCATTAAAGTTGGGGTCATGTATTCGACAACGGGCAGCATTGCAATTGTGGAAAAATCCCTACAAGATTCCACATTTCTGGCGATTGATCAGATCAATAATGGCACGGGTCCTTGGAAAGATAATGGCCCTGGAATTGCGGGTCGAAAAATTCAGAGAGTTGTGGTTAACCCTGATTCCAATTGGGATTTATACAACCAAATGTCCAAGCGTTTAATTGATGAAGACAAGGTCAGTTGTGTTTTAGGGTGTTACACTTCGGCGAGTCGTAAATCCGTTTTACCTGTTTTTGAAGAAAAGGATTCAATTCTTTACTATCCCGTTTATTATGAAGGGAATGAGTGCAGTTCTAATGTTTTTTACACAGGGGCAGCACCGAACCAACAAATTACCGATTCCATCCCCTATTGTTACGAAAACTTTGGTCCAAAAGGCTTCTTTATTGGGTCTGATTACATTTATCCCAAAGAGAGTAATCGCATTGCCAAAGCAGAATTAGAAAAACTCGGCGGAGAGGTTGTCGGGGATGAATATGCTGCTCTCGGGACAACAGAATTTATCACTATTATCAATAAAATTAAACAGGCGCAACCCGACTTTGTTTTAAGTAACTTAGTGGGTGATAGTATTCCCGCGTTTTATCGTCAATATCAAAATGCTGGGATTAGCGCCGATGATATTCCGATCATGGCGTATCCCACTACAGAAGAAGAAATTCAAGCCATGGGCCCCGAATATGCTGCGGGACACTATACCAGTTTCAACTATTTCCAAAGCGTTGATACTCCTGAAAACGAACAATTTGTGCGTGAATTTAAAGAAATGTTCGGGGATAACCGTGTGACAAATGGGGTTATGGAAGCAGCGTATTTACAAACCTTCTTCATGGCGCAAGCGATGAAAGACGTTTTAGAAGCGGGAGACGAAATTAATACTAAGACGCTACGAGAAGCCACTCGCGGACAAGAATTTAACGCACCGCAAGGGAAAGTGAAGATGGATCCCGACAACTATCACACTTATCTCTATGCTCGGATTGGACGCTGGAAAGACGACGGACAAGCAGAAATTGTCTTCTCCAGCCCTTCTGCGATTAAACCCATTCCCTGGAGTCAAACTTTATATCCTGGACGGATGTGTGTCCATCCTAGCCCTGATGATCGCAGCGACCCGACCAAAGAAACAGGTAAAGAAAACTTGGAAACCAAGTATTTATAG
- a CDS encoding peroxiredoxin — protein MSRRHLLTIVLTLCFAFLLHIPTAHALGGKQPPLNEPAPTFSLPTNTGDGEISLSDYNGKWVVLYFYPEDFTSGCTLEAKRFQQDLSKYQARNTQIIGVSADDVQSHEEFCDELGVEFPLLADTDGSVSKAYGSWLGIRSLRHTYLIDPNGILRERFIGVKPPIHSRQVLARLDELQS, from the coding sequence ATGTCCCGTCGCCATTTACTCACAATTGTCCTTACTCTGTGTTTCGCCTTCCTCTTACACATTCCCACCGCCCATGCTTTAGGGGGTAAACAGCCCCCACTCAATGAGCCAGCCCCCACATTCAGCCTTCCCACCAACACAGGAGATGGTGAAATTTCCTTGTCGGATTACAACGGAAAATGGGTCGTCTTATATTTCTATCCCGAAGACTTTACTTCTGGTTGCACCCTAGAAGCGAAACGATTCCAGCAAGATCTGTCTAAATATCAAGCCCGCAATACTCAAATCATTGGTGTCAGTGCAGATGATGTACAATCTCATGAAGAGTTTTGTGATGAATTAGGTGTCGAGTTTCCCTTGCTTGCTGATACGGATGGTAGTGTGAGTAAAGCCTATGGCTCATGGTTAGGCATTCGATCGCTGCGTCATACTTATCTCATTGATCCCAATGGCATCTTACGGGAAAGATTCATTGGCGTTAAACCACCCATTCACAGCAGACAAGTCTTAGCCCGTCTGGATGAATTGCAATCCTAG
- the glpK gene encoding glycerol kinase GlpK, which translates to METKQKYVLALDLGTTGNRAILFDGNGEVVGQSYGELTQYYPHPGWLEHDPMEIWHDTRSCMEQVFRSTGVSPQGVAAAGLTVQRETCLLWNKTTGEPLHKAIVWQDRRTAHNCRELTEKGYAEKIQESTGLVLDAYFSASKLAWLLDWVKQNQPEVDLDKVLAGTVDTWILWNLTGRRVHGTDHSNASRTMLMNLGTDEWDSELLDLFGIPAHLMPEIRPSLGDFGVIDEEILGTEIPIRAVFGDQQAALFAHGCNQKGMLKCTYGTGSFLIAQSGQELTRSRNQLLSTVAWSEANGGKPVTNYALEGAMFTTGACIQWLRDGLKLIKSAPETDTLARSVNDTDGVYFVPALSGLGAPHWDMSARGGFLGITGGVQREHIVRAVLESIAYQVKEVVDAMNQDGDTPISLLKVDGGASQNNFLMEFQADVLGIPVERPAILDATAQGAAFGAGLAIGFWNDYDELVAKRKRDRSFIPSKNQHQAQDNFQMWQKAVGRAKNWTE; encoded by the coding sequence CCATTCTCTTTGATGGGAATGGGGAAGTGGTCGGACAATCTTATGGGGAATTGACTCAATATTATCCTCATCCTGGTTGGCTCGAACATGATCCGATGGAAATTTGGCATGATACTCGTAGCTGTATGGAACAGGTTTTTAGAAGTACGGGAGTGTCTCCCCAAGGGGTCGCAGCAGCAGGGTTAACGGTACAACGAGAAACTTGTTTACTCTGGAATAAAACAACAGGAGAACCGTTACATAAAGCAATTGTTTGGCAAGATCGGCGAACGGCTCACAACTGTCGAGAATTAACGGAAAAAGGCTATGCGGAAAAAATCCAAGAAAGTACAGGTTTAGTTTTAGATGCTTATTTTTCCGCCAGTAAGTTGGCGTGGTTACTTGATTGGGTGAAACAGAATCAGCCAGAAGTGGATTTAGATAAGGTGTTAGCGGGGACGGTTGACACTTGGATTCTTTGGAATTTAACGGGAAGACGAGTTCATGGTACAGACCATAGTAACGCCAGTCGGACGATGTTGATGAATTTGGGGACAGATGAGTGGGATTCGGAGTTATTAGACTTATTTGGCATTCCAGCCCATTTAATGCCCGAAATTCGTCCAAGTTTAGGAGATTTTGGCGTAATTGATGAAGAGATTTTAGGGACAGAAATTCCGATTCGCGCTGTGTTTGGCGACCAACAAGCAGCCCTCTTCGCTCACGGTTGTAATCAAAAAGGAATGCTGAAATGTACTTATGGGACAGGCTCTTTCTTAATTGCTCAGAGTGGACAAGAGCTAACGCGATCGCGCAATCAACTCCTCTCCACTGTCGCCTGGAGTGAAGCCAATGGCGGAAAACCTGTCACGAACTACGCTTTAGAAGGGGCGATGTTTACCACAGGGGCTTGTATTCAGTGGCTGCGCGATGGACTGAAACTGATTAAATCCGCACCAGAAACGGATACTTTAGCCCGTAGTGTCAATGATACTGATGGGGTTTACTTTGTTCCAGCGTTGAGTGGTTTGGGTGCGCCTCACTGGGATATGAGCGCCAGAGGTGGTTTTTTAGGGATTACAGGCGGTGTGCAGCGTGAACATATCGTCAGAGCGGTTTTAGAGTCCATTGCTTACCAAGTCAAAGAAGTTGTGGATGCGATGAATCAAGATGGCGATACCCCAATCTCTCTTCTCAAGGTGGATGGGGGGGCTTCCCAAAATAATTTCTTGATGGAGTTTCAAGCGGATGTGTTGGGGATTCCTGTGGAGCGTCCTGCGATTTTAGATGCAACGGCGCAAGGGGCTGCATTTGGGGCGGGTCTAGCCATTGGTTTCTGGAATGATTATGATGAATTAGTCGCCAAACGGAAGCGCGATCGTAGCTTTATTCCCAGTAAAAACCAACATCAAGCCCAAGATAACTTCCAAATGTGGCAAAAAGCAGTAGGACGAGCCAAAAACTGGACAGAATAA